AACTGGAAGTCTCGGGGACTGTGAGTTACCCAAGACTCATCTCTGAGCATTAATGAGAGCAGAATGAGTGATTCCTTAGATGCCTCTTCTCAAGTGGAGTGGGGGGAGGCGACCTCAGGCTGGAGGGGGCTGTGTCTCCAGTCTCAGTCAGTACAGTGACACCCTCTCTGGCTCAGGCGTCTGCCCTCCAGTCAGTCATTCCCATCGCCTTACAGGAGGAGGGTGAGCAGACCCTGGCCCCCAGGGAAAGGCGGTTGTGGGACTTGGTTTCAGAGAATCAATCCTTCCTGAGGCTAGAAGGAACTAATTCAGCCTCAGTCCAGACAGAATTTATGGGAGATATCAGTCAACAACTTGCATATTCTCCCCAATTGCTTTCCTGCACCCCTTGTGCAAGTGCTGTGTTCTCAACAACTTGTACACATTCTGGAAAGGATATGCCTTCCCCTTGATAATTCTGATGCATGTCCATCCCACACACGGGGGTTTCCTTTTCCATTACTATTTCCCTCTTCtttaaacaaatgtttttcaCTGGAGTGAACttttatgtttgtatattttttacaTCCTCAAGTCTTGCCTTCAGAGTTTCAGATAGTAGACACTGATCGGAAGGCAGTGTTCCAGAAGGGCCTCCCCCTTCTGATAGTCGCCCCTGGGTGGACCCTGTATGTGCCAGTGATTAGGCTAAAGGTTTTGCATATATTAGCTCATAAATCCTGAGAACACCCTATGAAGTAGGAATTTCTGATAATCCTCCTTGTcccgaggaaactgaggcagggcgAGTTCAAGTAATAGATCTAAGATCTCACCACTAGTAAGGGGCAgaatcaggatttgaatccaggcagctgGGCTCTTGAACCCTTGCTCTTAACTACAACCCTCTCATCTCTTCAAAGACACAGGGACCTGACCGTGCTGAGGTGGAGAGGTGGGGGTCCTCAGAGTTTGTCCTCTGATGTCTAACCTGGGAGCCCCTGGGAAGCCCTGATTTGTAGGAGGGGAGCCCACACCTGGCCATGCCCCCTCATCCACTCTTACCTCCCCACGGCAGGTCCCCTACACACGGGCTACGTCCTTGTCTGTTGGTTCTTCAGTGACAGTCAGAGGGAAACCTGCTATCTGTTTCAGGTGGGTACTCTAtttcaggggtggggaggggaaggagaagtgATAATATCAGAGTTGGGGGTCACTTCATGTACGAGTGATGTTAAAATGCATAACTAGCATAATGGCAGCACCATGCAGTTGCAGGTCCTGGAGACCCTCTGGTATCAGGCATTAAGCCTACAGGTGCAGGACTGCTGGCAGGCTGTGGGGTCTGGGGAAAGGAGTCAGGGCTGTGGCTCTTTATCAAGGGGCACAGGCTTGCCGGGGGATGAGCCATGGGTAGGGCCAGGCCAGTGACTGCTGCCCAATTTGAGTCTTGGGCCAAGGAATAGGGCATCTCTCCACCCTGGGCAGGATGAGCTGAAGCAGCCCCCCAGAACAAGGATTACTATATCCCCCAGGAAGGCCTCCCTTCTACCAGGGAGGAGTTGGGAAAGAACGTGTATGTGTATGTCAAATGTGGGTCCCCCACAAGAAAGGGAGCCTGTTCAACATGCTATGTGCTTTGCCCATCAGCAAGCACCCACAAATGCAGGTGGATTTCCATACTGGAACTGATGAGAACTCGGACATCGCTTTCCATTTCCGAGTGTACTTTGGCATATCTGTGAAGCTAAACAGCCGTCAGAATGGGAGTTGGAACTGCGAGGTTTCATCCTGCGAAGTGCCCTTTGTGGAGGGCCAAGAATTTGAACTGCACATCTTGGTGCTACAAAATGAGTACCAGGTAAGGGTGCCCAGGAACCATCAGGTCCACGGCCTCCACAGGCCTCACAGGACACAGCTCTCCCTTCCTGGCTTGCCCCAGGGTCCTTCAGGATCTACCTCCCATAACTACTCCTGCCCCTTTAATGACAAAGCACCCTCTGCCTGTACCACCATCCTCAGGTCTTTTCCCAAATCTAATCAGGGTCAAGATCAGCTCACATGCCATTTCCCTCAAAGTGGAGAATTTCCTCTGACTTCACCCACAGTTATTTCTACCTATGCtgttattgtttgaatttttgtGTAGCTAAATGATTAAATATGCATACGAATAATCATAATCCACCCCAAATTAAGTCTTTCTCTCATTCTCAAGCCAGCACAACTGTTCctagtttctttgtttcttccagAGATAATACATGCTTATACAAGTACCTCCATCTGTCTACCTTATATgtactttcatttcatttatttttaagcatttcatttatttttaaacagtgttGTAAGTTTCTCTATATATTATACCATGAGGACTAGAGTTTATTTGCAGTCTACGAATGTATCATAGAGAAATCCTTCTATCCATTATGCTCTATCATTATTTAATGTTTGCATATTATTCCAGTAGAAGGATTACCGAACATGATCTAACTTGACCTTTATTAACacacacttaggttgtttccaatattCTTCTCTCACGAATGATGCCGCATTAAGGTTTTGATACCACACTTTTGTCACTATCAACTTCCCAGTACTTAACACTGGAGGAACTGATTCAAAAAgcacatgcattttaaatatgACAAATGAACACCTAAAAAGTGACTGCTTCTCCAGAGCCTCACCAACAAAGAGTATGTTCAAACAGTCTGAACTTTTTAAACAGCTAGGCAAAAAAATAACATTCTTAAGACCGAggtgaagcatcttttcatatgtttataagCTGTTAAAATAATATACTATTTTTTAGCCATACATACGCTTCTACTTCTTTAAGATCACTTGAGTTTCATTCTTCACACCATCACCCCAAATCTGGGCTACTCAAAGGAAAAACTGGGTCATCAGAGTAAATGGCAGCAAAGATTTGCAGAACTGAGATGTATGCATTCAATGAACACTTATCAACCGTTCAGCCTGTGATACTCTGGGCAAGATACAGGGATTCAAGATTCATGAGAGACAGTTCTTGGCCATGAGAATCTTTGAAGTGAGAGGAAACGCCAAACAAATATAGACCATGCAACAGACAGTGGTAGAACCTCACTGGAGGAATAAGAGAAGCCGAAAATAGAGTGAACAAGACTCCAAAAGAGTCACAAACGTAGTCTATAAAAAAGCAGCATATCTACCGGGTTTTGAAGTATGAGAAGGGGTTTTCCTAGTGGATGGTGTGTATACTAGGgcagaaacagaaaggaagactGAGTTTGTTTGATGGCATACTGTATTTctgacacattttctctttcagGTAATGGTAAATGGCAAGCATCTTTACAGCCTTAACCATCGACTCCCACCACAATCTGTGAAGTTGGTGCAGGTGTGGAGAGATGTCTCCCTGACCTCAGTGTGTATCTGCTAGAGAGGGATGTGACCAGACTCCCCACCGTCAAGGAGATCCCGCCATCTAAGTGACCATGAGACTCCCAGAGTTCACTAACAGAAtgcttcctccccacccttccccaaaACTTGGTCATTAAAACTTCTAAGAAATTAATAGAATTTGGTTCTTGCTTCagggaaaaaagagtaagtgGTCCCCACCAAGAGGGGTGTGGCAGCAGATGGGAAAGAGCGAGGACAGATACTGGattaaaaaagatgtggtgtatatatacaatgaaatattactcaaccataaaaaagaatgaaattatgccatttgcagcaacatggacatagagattatcatactaagtgagagaaagacaaatatcatatgctatctaTTATacgtgaaattttaaaaaatgatacaaatcttatttataaaccaaaaatagactcatggacatagaaaacaaactatagttaccaaagggaaaaggcagggaagggaaaaattaggagttctggattaacagatacacgttactatacatgtagaatagatgaacaacaggacctactgtgtggcacagggaactatcttcaatttcttataataacttgTAATGGAaaagtatcagaaaaaaatatatatatgtacaactgaatcactttgctgtacaccagaaactaacattataaatcaactacacttcaattaaaaaaagaagataaaaattattactagagacaaagaagaacattGTAAAAGGCAGCATTTCATCTAGGGGGgaagcatagctcagtggtagactgcgtgcttagcatgcacaaggccctgggttcaatccccagtacctccattaaaataaataaataaatctaattacctcccccaccaaaacaaaaaaaaatttttttaatttaatttaaaaaataaaaaaacagtaacaattgGAGACTTTAATACTCCTCTTTCAATAATGAATAGTACAACTAGACAGAAGATCAAGAAAATAGAAGACTTtcccaggggggtggagggtgggaagggatagactgggatttcaaaattgtagaaaagataaacaagattatactgtatagcacagggaaatatacacaaaatgttatgataactcacagagaaaaaatgtgactatGAGTCTgcatatgtccatgaatgactgaaaaattgtgctgaacgctgaaatttgacacaacattgtaaaatgattacaaatcaacaaaaaatgttaaagaaaaaaagaaaatagaagacttGCACAACACTATAAAACAATTAGGTTTAACAGAAATCTACAGTTCACCCAACAACAAGAGAATGCAGATTCTCCTCAAAGGCACATGGATTATTGTCCGGAATAGACCATGTTAGGCCATGAAACAATTCTCAAAAACATTaaaggactgaaatcatacaaagtatgttgaGCACAATGGAACTAAATTAGAAAccaagaacagaaagaaatttgggaaattcacaaatgtgtggaaattaaacaacgcATTCCTATATAACCAACTGGTCAAAGaacaaatcacaagagaaattagaaaatattttcagataaataaaaacaaaaacacaacatacctaaacttatgagatgcagcaaaagcaatgtttgcagggaaatttatagttataaattcctaaattaacataaaagaaaattttcaaataaataacctTTCACCTTAAGAAACTGGAAGAGCAAACTAAATCCAAAACaagcagaaggaaataataaagatgagaaaagaaataaatgaagtagaaaggagaaaaacaatagacaaaatcaaaaaccaaaagttggttccttgaaaagattaacaaaactGGCAAACCTTTAGGTATACTgagcaagaaaaaagagagaaagctcaAATTATTAACAATTGGCAAAGAAACTTTAAAAGTCTATTAGAACTTACAAACATTCAGTGAAGTTACTGGACAAGACATGAAAACCAATGGCATTCTTATACACCAGTTTAAGAGTCCATTTGCAATAAAGAACTTATTCACAATAGCAACTAAACCCTTAATGCTCCTAAAATTCAATCAAATAAAAGGCACGAAGGATTTGTTTAAATTGTGAAATTATGCACATAAAACTTACAAAACAAAtcagaataattaaaattaaaaaaacaaaatattcataTACCCATCACCAAGCTTCAGAAATAAAACGTTAGTACCTTATAATCTCCCTAGttgtccctccccactgcctccacTTTACTCACCTTCCCAAGCAAACTctattttgaatttgtttctcATTCATTCGAGTTACAGTTTTACTATCTATGTCCACAAAtcaattaggaaaaaaacctATAGAACTTACAGAATGTAATACAAAACCTGAATAAGTGGACACACACATCAcatgaatggaaaagaatcaattTTAAAGATTCCAGTTCTCCCGTAAATTAATCGAAGCAGTCATGAATTTCTAAGCAAAATCCCAATAGGACTTTAAAGAAATTCTCAGACTCAAAAATTCACACACAGTGTAAAAAGGTCAAGGATAGGTAAGACAATCTTGAAGAACTAGGAGGGAAGACTCAGCTTCATTTGATGTCAACAGA
This Camelus bactrianus isolate YW-2024 breed Bactrian camel chromosome 9, ASM4877302v1, whole genome shotgun sequence DNA region includes the following protein-coding sequences:
- the LOC105062845 gene encoding galectin-10, translated to MSKQQVPYTRATSLSVGSSVTVRGKPAICFSKHPQMQVDFHTGTDENSDIAFHFRVYFGISVKLNSRQNGSWNCEVSSCEVPFVEGQEFELHILVLQNEYQVMVNGKHLYSLNHRLPPQSVKLVQVWRDVSLTSVCIC